The following are from one region of the candidate division WOR-3 bacterium genome:
- the queG gene encoding tRNA epoxyqueuosine(34) reductase QueG, which yields MKDLKEFIKEKLKEEKLFIFGFTDPKVEERDIFSFKEWIKNKYHADMKWMENTFEKRISPLKVFESVKTILVVALPYKKIFFEKYKIAGYALHVDYHKFLYKKLKRVMEKVKEKFSGLEYKIYVDTGPILERMFARKAGIGFIGKNTMLISFKKGSYLLLGTVLLNKEIEPDKSIDKNFCGKCTRCIEACPTGAIVKPFVIDSNRCISYHTIENKGDIPEEIKLRMNSYIFGCDICQEVCPWNKNPVEPVDFPLHPYVKNFDPEDFQKNPEKYLKNSPLKRAKIKGLIRNINLVRY from the coding sequence ATGAAAGATTTAAAAGAATTCATAAAGGAAAAACTAAAGGAAGAAAAACTATTTATCTTTGGATTTACTGATCCAAAAGTAGAAGAAAGAGATATTTTTTCTTTTAAGGAATGGATTAAAAATAAATATCATGCAGATATGAAATGGATGGAAAATACTTTTGAAAAAAGAATTTCACCTTTAAAGGTTTTTGAAAGTGTTAAAACCATCCTTGTAGTTGCACTTCCATACAAAAAAATTTTTTTTGAAAAATATAAAATTGCAGGTTATGCCCTTCATGTTGATTATCATAAATTTCTGTATAAAAAATTAAAAAGAGTTATGGAAAAAGTTAAGGAGAAGTTTTCAGGTTTGGAATATAAGATATATGTGGATACAGGACCCATCCTTGAAAGAATGTTTGCAAGAAAAGCAGGAATTGGATTTATAGGCAAAAATACTATGCTTATCTCCTTTAAAAAAGGATCTTACTTACTTTTAGGTACAGTCCTATTAAATAAGGAAATAGAACCGGATAAAAGTATTGATAAAAATTTCTGTGGAAAATGCACACGTTGTATTGAAGCATGTCCAACAGGCGCAATTGTTAAACCCTTTGTTATTGATTCAAATAGATGTATATCCTATCATACTATTGAAAATAAAGGTGATATTCCTGAGGAAATAAAACTTAGGATGAACTCTTATATTTTTGGATGTGATATATGTCAGGAAGTTTGCCCTTGGAACAAAAATCCAGTAGAACCAGTGGATTTCCCCTTACATCCATATGTTAAAAATTTTGATCCAGAGGATTTTCAAAAAAATCCAGAAAAATATCTTAAAAACAGTCCTTTAAAAAGGGCTAAAATAAAGGGGTTAATAAGAAACATTAATTTAGTTAGATATTAA